A DNA window from Hordeum vulgare subsp. vulgare chromosome 1H, MorexV3_pseudomolecules_assembly, whole genome shotgun sequence contains the following coding sequences:
- the LOC123442225 gene encoding uncharacterized protein At5g19025: MLRPFPCPHRTPSAASPPPAPAAAAMAPSSSRSHAHSGGGAGHVSLSLSPSSCRHTPSSATLDLLILLLVLFSLAFLLASSLAHVSRSLSPLLASPPAAAALASAAAALPYLAAGLPYVAAAAVLATAAFLSCRRLPRRRCRNPRCRGLRKALEFDVQLQSEDAVRAGGGSTVGGADAAMWREIETLPWKGGQSGNNPDYECLRAELRRMAPPNGRAVLLFRNRCGCPVAKLEGWGTPKSKRRNKKGTQGSSVDGGVR; encoded by the exons ATGCTCCGGCCATTCCCCTGCCCCCACCGCACGCCCTCCGCCGCCAGCCCGCCCCCCGCCCCCGCGGCCGCGGCCATGGCGCCGTCCTCCTCCCGCTCCCACGCCCACTCCGGCGGCGGGGCCGGCcacgtctccctctccctctcgcccTCCTCCTGCAGGCACACGCCCTCCTCCGCCACGCTCGATCTCCTCATCCTCCTGCTCGTGCTCTTCTCCCTCGCCTTCCTCCTCGCCTCCTCGCTCGCCCACGTCTCCCGCTCCCTCTCCCCGCTCCTCGcgtcgccgcccgccgccgccgcgctcgcctccgccgccgccgccctgccctACCTCGCCGCCGGCCTCCCCTACGTCGCCGCCGCCGCGGTGCTCGCCACCGCCGCCTTCCTCtcctgccgccgcctccctcgccgccgctgccgcaACCCGCGCTGCCGCGGCCTCCGGAAGGCGCTCGAGTTCGACGTCCAGCTCCAGAGCGAGGACGCCGTGCGGGCTGGCGGGGGGAGCACCGTTGGCGGCGCCGACGCCGCCATGTGGCGCGAGATCGAGACCTTGCCGTGGAAAGGGGGCCAGAGCGGGAACAACCCGGACTACGAGTGCCTTCGCGCAGAGCTGCGCCGGATGGCGCCGCCCAACGGCCGCGCTGTCCTGCTCTTCCGCAACCGCTGTGGCTGCCCGGTGGCTAAGCTCGAGGGATGGGGCACCCCCAAAAGCAAGAGGCGGAATAAGAA GGGAACGCAAGGTTCTTCAGTGGACGGAGGGGTGCGATAA